A genomic stretch from Chlamydiota bacterium includes:
- the rpsN gene encoding 30S ribosomal protein S14: MAKKSSIEKQKRRQELVKRNYEKRQKLKKISLDMSLSEEERHVARVKLNKMSPNTSTVRLRNRCERTGRCRGYLRKFKLSRLCFRELASAGQIPGITKASW; this comes from the coding sequence ATGGCGAAAAAATCGAGTATAGAAAAGCAAAAAAGACGACAAGAATTAGTCAAACGCAATTATGAAAAACGCCAAAAATTGAAAAAAATCAGTCTTGATATGTCTTTATCTGAAGAAGAAAGACATGTCGCTCGAGTTAAGTTGAATAAAATGTCTCCAAATACATCTACTGTACGTCTTCGCAATCGTTGCGAAAGAACAGGAAGATGCCGTGGTTATTTAAGAAAATTCAAGCTCTCAAGGCTATGCTTCAGGGAACTTGCAAGTGCTGGCCAAATTCCAGGCATTACCAAAGCCAGCTGGTAG
- the uvrC gene encoding UvrABC system protein C has translation MSFDPNRLKQYPSGPGIYLMKDAFGTILYVGKANSLNSRLKQYFQKNSDLRAMIPYLLEKIDSIETIVTNSEKEALILENNLIKKHKPKYNTLFKDDKSYVCIAINIKHSFPTLRLVRYHMRSKRDALYFGPYPNAWVAKQTIQALFSIFQLRQCSDRELQSRSRPCILYGIKKCTAPCTLQISKEEYGKKIEEIIQFLKGNNTKVFKMLESEMQKASKKCAFEKAKMLLDQINTIKKLLERQKVETKFKYNIDCIGFFRLKEDSMITLLSFKKGMLVHSKQYFLSQHIENMKELLETFLIQHYLTIPHLPEVLLVPHLNTPLKVLETILLEKRKKQIKIQTPVKGFKLNLLKMANQNAKANFEQQKNIDLVQEKLLFDIQDSLKLKNFPKRIECLDISSFGRVNVGSLICFIQGKKAPHFYRKYRIEKPQDDYGAILEVLQRRIKKAKLEDLPDLLIIDGGKGHLNVAAKVLNESNITTVDLIALSKEKSLHTKGLTRECVHSQDLKNPLFLDERSAELFLLQRIRDEAHRFAQSYQKKRTQKQLIYSQLDSIPSIGPKKKKMLLDHFKSVANLKLAKIEDLEKVKGLSKTNIAYLLDFIN, from the coding sequence ATGAGTTTTGATCCAAATAGACTCAAACAGTATCCGTCTGGCCCTGGCATCTATCTTATGAAAGATGCTTTTGGTACGATTTTATATGTAGGCAAAGCTAACTCACTAAACTCACGCTTAAAACAATACTTTCAAAAAAATTCTGACCTAAGAGCCATGATTCCCTATCTTTTGGAAAAAATTGACTCTATTGAAACCATTGTCACAAATTCTGAAAAAGAAGCTTTGATTTTAGAAAACAATCTAATCAAAAAACACAAACCCAAATACAACACACTTTTCAAAGATGATAAGTCATATGTATGCATTGCCATTAACATCAAACACTCTTTTCCCACCTTGCGCCTTGTGCGCTATCACATGCGTTCCAAAAGAGACGCTCTCTATTTTGGTCCTTATCCTAACGCATGGGTCGCAAAACAAACCATACAAGCGCTCTTTAGCATTTTTCAATTGCGTCAATGCTCTGATAGAGAATTGCAATCAAGATCTCGCCCTTGCATCTTGTATGGAATAAAAAAATGTACAGCTCCTTGCACTTTGCAAATTTCTAAAGAAGAATATGGGAAAAAAATTGAAGAAATCATCCAATTTTTAAAAGGAAATAACACCAAAGTTTTCAAAATGTTGGAAAGTGAAATGCAAAAAGCTTCAAAAAAATGTGCGTTTGAAAAAGCGAAAATGCTACTAGATCAGATCAACACCATTAAAAAACTTTTAGAAAGGCAAAAAGTCGAAACCAAGTTCAAATATAATATCGATTGTATCGGTTTTTTTCGTCTAAAAGAAGATTCAATGATCACGCTTTTATCTTTTAAAAAAGGGATGCTTGTGCACTCAAAACAGTACTTTTTATCTCAACATATTGAAAACATGAAAGAACTTTTAGAAACATTTTTAATCCAACATTACCTAACCATTCCTCATCTACCAGAAGTGTTACTCGTGCCTCATTTAAACACCCCTCTCAAAGTTTTAGAAACCATTCTTTTAGAAAAGCGCAAAAAACAAATCAAAATACAAACACCTGTAAAAGGCTTTAAACTCAATTTGCTTAAAATGGCCAACCAAAACGCAAAAGCCAACTTTGAGCAACAAAAAAATATAGACCTTGTTCAAGAAAAGCTTCTTTTTGATATACAAGATTCTCTCAAACTCAAAAACTTCCCAAAACGCATTGAATGTTTAGATATTTCTTCCTTTGGTCGTGTGAATGTCGGTAGTCTCATCTGCTTTATTCAAGGCAAAAAAGCCCCCCACTTTTACCGTAAATATCGCATTGAAAAACCGCAAGATGATTATGGAGCGATTCTGGAAGTGCTCCAAAGAAGAATCAAAAAAGCCAAATTAGAAGATTTGCCTGATCTATTAATCATCGATGGTGGCAAGGGGCATCTCAATGTAGCTGCAAAAGTACTCAATGAATCTAACATCACCACCGTGGATCTTATTGCGCTAAGTAAAGAAAAGTCTCTCCATACAAAGGGTCTTACTCGAGAATGCGTCCACTCCCAAGATCTAAAAAATCCCCTGTTTTTAGACGAGCGCTCAGCAGAGCTCTTCTTGCTCCAACGTATCCGCGATGAAGCCCATCGCTTTGCTCAAAGCTATCAGAAAAAGCGCACCCAAAAACAGCTTATCTACTCTCAGCTCGATTCTATTCCATCTATCGGTCCAAAAAAAAAGAAAATGCTGCTCGATCACTTCAAAAGCGTCGCGAATTTGAAACTCGCTAAAATAGAAGATCTTGAGAAGGTAAAGGGCCTTTCTAAAACCAACATCGCCTATCTGCTTGATTTTATTAACTGA
- the oppA_1 gene encoding Oligopeptide-binding protein OppA, producing MLRKTLLFISCLYLTACSTQSKSQSTLRLNLGSDISTLDPRQAADNYNYIAVSLLYDGLFRIGPDQKPHFAICENYSVSEDQTIYTFCLRKAKWANGKLITAQDFAYSWLTSLNPLNPSPNAYQLFMIKNANEYFANRANEEDVGICVIDDMTLQVTLNHPTPFFIEILCNPPFYPVNSHAAKMDANWHKRLSKLDLTNGPFKLKTWVPNDRLVFEKSPLYWDKKHISLNRIEFSMIEDANTELQLFEKGELDWAGGPISQSLPLASIETLKKRHLLQNSDPYTVSWLLFNTTQKPFDHKKFRRAFSLSLNRKELMEFAKLQNNFLPQSLFPPLMSLGKHYFEDADTQQAKQLFQEALEESNLTKETLPTITIHCPSSEDVQKLVEIVQQQWEKTFDISIKLEKVDWPVYMSLLQQRQFNVGFISWAPEYDDLYYFLNIFKSKENTLNFPGWENKTFKALLDIASAATNTSLRKDLLKRAETIISNEMPMTPTYYRGDDFVVNPQLKGFYFTHIGNLELAYSYFEQ from the coding sequence ACAATCCAAATCTCAATCAACACTACGCCTAAACCTGGGAAGCGATATTTCAACCCTAGACCCAAGACAAGCTGCTGATAATTACAATTATATCGCTGTGTCGCTTTTATATGACGGACTTTTTCGCATCGGCCCTGACCAAAAACCTCACTTCGCAATTTGCGAAAATTATAGTGTTTCTGAAGATCAAACAATTTACACTTTTTGTTTAAGAAAAGCGAAATGGGCCAATGGAAAACTGATCACTGCACAAGACTTTGCTTATAGCTGGTTGACTTCTCTAAATCCACTCAACCCCAGCCCCAATGCATATCAGTTATTCATGATTAAAAATGCCAATGAATATTTTGCAAATCGAGCCAACGAAGAAGATGTAGGGATTTGTGTCATTGATGACATGACACTTCAAGTCACCCTCAATCATCCCACGCCCTTTTTCATTGAAATCTTATGCAATCCACCTTTTTATCCAGTCAATAGCCATGCTGCCAAAATGGACGCCAATTGGCATAAAAGGCTATCCAAATTAGATCTGACAAATGGTCCTTTTAAGCTGAAAACCTGGGTACCTAATGATCGTCTTGTTTTTGAAAAAAGTCCGCTCTATTGGGATAAAAAACACATTTCTTTAAATCGTATCGAATTTTCCATGATTGAAGATGCCAACACAGAACTTCAATTATTTGAAAAGGGAGAACTGGATTGGGCAGGTGGCCCTATTTCACAAAGCTTACCTCTCGCATCCATTGAAACTCTCAAAAAACGCCATTTGTTACAAAATTCTGACCCTTATACTGTCTCTTGGTTGCTTTTTAACACCACACAAAAACCCTTTGATCATAAAAAATTCAGAAGGGCATTTTCACTTTCTTTAAACAGAAAAGAGCTCATGGAATTTGCAAAATTGCAAAATAATTTTCTTCCACAATCCCTTTTTCCTCCTCTAATGAGCTTAGGAAAACATTATTTTGAAGACGCAGATACTCAACAAGCAAAACAACTCTTTCAAGAAGCTTTAGAAGAGAGCAACCTCACAAAAGAAACCCTTCCCACTATTACTATTCATTGTCCTTCTTCTGAAGATGTGCAAAAACTGGTTGAAATTGTACAACAACAATGGGAAAAAACGTTTGATATCTCCATCAAATTAGAAAAAGTTGATTGGCCTGTTTACATGAGTCTATTACAGCAACGCCAATTCAATGTAGGTTTTATTTCTTGGGCACCCGAATATGATGATCTTTATTATTTTTTAAATATTTTTAAATCCAAAGAAAATACCCTCAACTTTCCAGGTTGGGAAAATAAAACCTTCAAAGCTTTGCTAGATATTGCAAGTGCTGCTACAAATACTTCTTTAAGAAAAGATCTATTAAAACGTGCAGAAACCATTATTTCTAACGAAATGCCTATGACACCTACTTATTACAGAGGGGATGATTTTGTTGTGAATCCACAATTAAAAGGTTTTTATTTTACACATATCGGCAATTTAGAACTTGCATATTCCTACTTTGAACAATGA
- the rpmJ gene encoding 50S ribosomal protein L36 gives MKVKASVKADPSKGDLLVRRKGRLYVINKKDPNRKQRQKGPAKKKAKGRKG, from the coding sequence ATGAAAGTAAAAGCATCTGTAAAAGCGGATCCTTCCAAGGGAGATCTTCTTGTGAGAAGAAAGGGAAGGTTATATGTGATTAATAAAAAGGATCCAAATCGTAAGCAAAGGCAAAAAGGGCCAGCTAAGAAAAAAGCAAAAGGACGTAAAGGTTAA